The following coding sequences lie in one Listeria ivanovii subsp. londoniensis genomic window:
- a CDS encoding M20/M25/M40 family metallo-hydrolase: MTMNVKKYFMELIQIPSISGKEAAILAYIENHLIERDVEYHLDEKYGLIARIPATAEKFPTIFFCGHVDTHPSAEKPIVHIDEGKIRTENSASLGADDKTAVAAMLAAIDYFSLAKTMHGTIEFIFTTKEEIGMMGMRLFPDEKITAAYGYCLDAPGKVGNYQAKANTLVAVNFTISSSDATQMSPISVARMALHATKPGRIDRENHWEIQSFSGGINDNNQQDARLEIIFTSDANYQKALGHIQVIEERFSQICKKYAATLSYETHLIYEGYHLQQKHPLLNILQKATKKQGLKMHEINLEGGTDANILNEKGLPTMLLSAGYEHAHTEKEYVFIEQLENLMQLVINLAESAKNEKILLRKLN, from the coding sequence ATGACAATGAACGTGAAAAAATATTTTATGGAACTAATTCAAATCCCCTCAATCTCTGGAAAAGAAGCAGCTATTTTAGCATACATAGAAAATCATTTGATAGAACGAGATGTGGAGTATCATTTAGATGAAAAATATGGCTTAATTGCTCGAATTCCTGCTACAGCAGAAAAGTTCCCGACAATTTTTTTCTGTGGCCATGTTGATACACATCCAAGTGCAGAAAAACCGATTGTCCATATAGATGAAGGGAAAATTAGGACGGAGAATTCCGCTTCATTAGGAGCGGATGATAAAACTGCCGTTGCCGCAATGTTAGCAGCGATAGATTATTTTAGTTTGGCAAAAACCATGCATGGAACGATTGAATTTATCTTTACTACTAAAGAAGAAATAGGAATGATGGGTATGCGGTTATTCCCTGATGAAAAAATTACAGCGGCTTATGGTTATTGCTTAGATGCTCCAGGTAAAGTTGGTAATTATCAAGCAAAAGCGAATACGTTAGTGGCAGTCAATTTTACAATTTCTAGTTCGGACGCTACTCAAATGTCACCGATTTCTGTTGCAAGAATGGCACTTCATGCGACAAAGCCAGGTCGAATTGATCGCGAAAACCATTGGGAAATTCAGTCTTTTTCTGGTGGAATCAATGATAATAATCAGCAAGATGCTAGGCTGGAAATCATCTTTACATCGGATGCCAATTATCAAAAAGCATTAGGTCATATCCAAGTAATAGAAGAACGCTTTAGTCAGATTTGCAAAAAATATGCTGCTACCTTATCCTATGAAACCCACTTGATTTACGAAGGCTATCATCTTCAGCAAAAACACCCGCTCCTGAATATTCTTCAAAAGGCTACTAAAAAACAAGGCTTAAAAATGCATGAAATCAATCTAGAAGGTGGCACAGATGCAAATATTCTAAATGAAAAGGGACTACCGACGATGCTACTTTCTGCTGGATACGAGCATGCGCATACAGAAAAAGAGTATGTATTTATAGAACAATTAGAAAACCTTATGCAGCTAGTAATAAACTTAGCCGAATCCGCAAAAAATGAAAAAATTTTACTTAGAAAGTTGAATTAA
- the gndA gene encoding NADP-dependent phosphogluconate dehydrogenase, translated as MAKQEIGVIGMGVMGRNLALNIESRGHTVSIFNRSTEKTKAVMEENADKKLVPTYSLEEFVESLEVPRRILIMVKAGDATDMMIEAVKPFLNEGDILIDGGNAFFKDTIRRNKELSEEGFNFIGTGVSGGEEGALKGPSIMPGGQRKAYDLVAPILREIAAVADGEPCVTYIGPDGAGHYVKMVHNGIEYGDMQLIAEAYTILKEIGGLNHEELADVFEEWNNGELDSYLIEITKNILKVKDEETGKPIVDVILDKAGQKGTGKWTSQSALDLGVPLSLITESVFARYISALKEERVYASTVLNGPSNYHFEGDKKEFVESVRRALYFSKIASYAQGFAQMRAASEEYDWDLQYGEIAKIFRAGCIIRARFLQKITDAYNQDKNLKNLLLDPYFKDIAHNYQGDLRTVVAEAVKAGIPVPTFTAAISYYDSYRSEVLSANLIQAQRDYFGAHTYERIDKPGIFHTEWPQVED; from the coding sequence ATGGCAAAACAAGAAATTGGCGTTATAGGAATGGGCGTTATGGGTCGTAACTTGGCTTTAAATATCGAAAGCCGCGGTCATACAGTATCTATCTTTAATCGCTCCACTGAAAAAACTAAAGCTGTAATGGAAGAAAATGCGGACAAAAAATTAGTACCAACTTATAGTTTAGAGGAATTTGTCGAATCTCTTGAAGTGCCTCGTCGTATTCTTATTATGGTAAAAGCAGGCGATGCTACAGATATGATGATTGAAGCAGTAAAACCTTTCTTAAACGAAGGAGATATTTTGATTGACGGCGGTAATGCTTTCTTCAAAGACACGATTCGTCGTAATAAAGAGCTTAGCGAAGAAGGATTTAACTTTATTGGAACGGGTGTATCAGGCGGAGAAGAAGGCGCGTTAAAAGGACCTTCTATTATGCCAGGTGGACAACGTAAAGCATATGACCTTGTAGCTCCAATTTTACGTGAAATTGCTGCAGTAGCAGACGGCGAACCTTGTGTGACTTATATTGGTCCTGATGGTGCCGGACATTATGTTAAAATGGTGCATAATGGTATCGAATATGGAGATATGCAATTAATTGCAGAAGCCTATACAATTTTGAAAGAAATTGGTGGCCTTAATCACGAGGAACTTGCAGACGTATTTGAAGAATGGAATAATGGCGAACTAGATAGTTATTTAATCGAGATTACTAAAAACATTCTAAAAGTAAAAGATGAAGAAACCGGCAAACCAATTGTCGACGTCATTCTAGACAAAGCGGGCCAAAAAGGAACTGGTAAATGGACTAGTCAAAGCGCGCTTGACTTAGGCGTTCCACTTTCCTTAATTACAGAATCTGTATTTGCGCGTTATATCTCTGCATTAAAAGAAGAGCGTGTCTATGCAAGCACTGTTTTAAATGGTCCATCTAACTATCATTTTGAAGGCGATAAGAAAGAGTTTGTCGAATCTGTTCGCCGTGCACTTTATTTCAGTAAAATCGCTTCTTATGCACAAGGTTTTGCTCAAATGAGAGCTGCAAGCGAAGAATACGACTGGGATTTACAATACGGTGAAATTGCGAAAATTTTCCGTGCTGGTTGTATTATCCGTGCTCGCTTCTTACAAAAAATTACAGATGCCTATAACCAAGATAAAAATCTTAAGAACTTATTACTAGATCCTTATTTCAAAGATATTGCACATAACTATCAAGGAGACCTCCGTACTGTTGTAGCAGAAGCTGTAAAAGCTGGAATTCCAGTGCCAACATTTACTGCAGCAATTAGCTACTATGATAGCTATCGTTCTGAAGTACTATCTGCGAATCTCATTCAGGCACAACGCGACTACTTTGGTGCGCATACGTATGAAAGAATTGATAAACCAGGAATTTTCCATACAGAATGGCCACAAGTAGAAGATTGA
- a CDS encoding DUF1033 family protein, with protein MAKWNVYLTKGEYEPWWFFEEWETSIQADFSFSEKERALAKYQELAGELLRNYPNHQTKKDCLLAAWNEEEIEYCEDCEDDIQTFHGLILFLDGEVYQPTTEEKETIFKTVLTFA; from the coding sequence ATGGCAAAGTGGAATGTCTATCTAACCAAAGGAGAATATGAGCCTTGGTGGTTTTTTGAAGAATGGGAAACATCTATTCAAGCTGATTTTTCATTTTCGGAAAAAGAACGAGCGTTAGCAAAGTATCAGGAATTAGCCGGAGAACTATTACGTAATTACCCTAATCATCAGACTAAAAAAGACTGTTTACTTGCTGCTTGGAATGAAGAAGAAATCGAATATTGCGAGGACTGCGAGGACGACATCCAAACCTTCCATGGTCTTATTTTGTTTTTAGACGGAGAAGTATATCAACCAACTACGGAAGAAAAAGAAACGATTTTTAAAACAGTTTTAACATTTGCTTGA
- a CDS encoding acylphosphatase, with protein MARDTAILRVTGFVQGVGFRYTTKHVAYKYDISGTVKNLDDGSVEIHAIAEEENLAKFIDAIKKGPSPGSRIEHVYIYKGAPVEERKTFDIIY; from the coding sequence ATGGCTAGGGATACAGCGATTTTAAGAGTGACCGGATTTGTACAAGGAGTTGGTTTTCGTTACACAACAAAACATGTCGCATACAAATATGATATTAGTGGTACAGTTAAAAACTTAGATGATGGATCCGTTGAAATTCACGCCATTGCGGAAGAAGAAAACTTAGCAAAATTCATCGATGCGATAAAAAAAGGCCCTTCACCTGGTTCCAGAATTGAGCATGTTTATATTTACAAAGGTGCTCCCGTGGAAGAACGAAAAACGTTTGATATCATTTATTAA
- a CDS encoding YitT family protein has translation MSYVQINETFMEELALKKVKQERRKRLKWFVYKFLMITFGAILMGVGLELFLVNNQILDGGVVGISIIISQLTPLPLGILTFVLNIPFFIIGYRKIGKVFALFTLYGIAIMSIVTLVLHDMNPVTDDLLLATVFGGMTLGLGVGLVIRNGGALDGTEIISIIINGRTPFSTGQIIMFINIVIFIVAGLVFNWDRAMYSLITYFLAYKVIDIVIQGVDESKSAFIISRYYEEIGAEIMEQLGKGVTYLDATGGYSGDVRKVVFVIVSRFEEVKVKAILDEIDPDAFLAVGGSMSEVRGGKLMNTKTPHL, from the coding sequence GTGAGCTATGTGCAAATAAATGAAACGTTTATGGAGGAACTAGCTTTAAAAAAAGTAAAACAAGAACGAAGAAAAAGACTAAAGTGGTTTGTTTACAAATTTCTGATGATAACGTTTGGAGCAATTTTAATGGGAGTTGGTCTAGAACTGTTCCTTGTAAACAACCAAATACTAGATGGGGGTGTCGTCGGTATTTCAATTATTATTTCACAACTAACACCACTGCCACTAGGTATTTTAACCTTCGTACTTAATATTCCATTTTTTATTATCGGTTACCGAAAAATCGGAAAAGTATTTGCTCTGTTTACTTTATACGGAATTGCAATTATGTCCATAGTTACGCTAGTTTTGCATGATATGAATCCAGTGACGGATGATTTGCTTCTTGCAACAGTTTTTGGTGGAATGACACTTGGTCTCGGTGTAGGACTTGTCATACGTAATGGTGGAGCGCTTGATGGTACAGAAATTATCTCAATTATTATCAATGGCAGAACCCCATTCTCGACAGGACAAATTATTATGTTTATCAATATTGTTATTTTTATTGTTGCTGGGCTTGTTTTCAACTGGGACCGCGCAATGTATTCCCTGATTACGTATTTCTTGGCATATAAAGTCATTGATATTGTGATTCAAGGTGTAGATGAATCGAAAAGTGCTTTTATTATCAGTCGGTATTATGAGGAAATCGGCGCGGAAATTATGGAACAGCTTGGAAAAGGCGTAACTTATTTAGATGCGACTGGTGGGTATTCTGGTGATGTAAGAAAAGTAGTTTTCGTTATCGTCTCTAGATTTGAAGAAGTGAAAGTGAAAGCAATTCTGGATGAAATTGATCCAGATGCTTTCTTAGCCGTCGGAGGTAGCATGTCGGAAGTTCGCGGTGGTAAACTAATGAATACAAAAACGCCACACCTATAA
- the fni gene encoding type 2 isopentenyl-diphosphate Delta-isomerase, with product MQKNDDLLRERRKDEHVALGVKQNEQLGKSSLDDIQLIGTSIPRYNVREIDLTTTICKTNVAFPFYINAMTGGSRHTKRINAELAEIAKEVGIPMAVGSQSAALKNSALIDTYQVVRDVNPHGVILANVSPEVKIEDGLRAVEMLEANALQIHINPAQELVMQEGDRSFSHWQERIEEYVKISPVPIIVKEVGFGLTRETVTSLTNIGVQTVDLAGKGGTNFAQIENDRRRDHAYDFLLDWGVTTGQALLDMQHADAPEVAFLSSGGIRSPLDIVKSLALGANSVGMAGQVIYALKKDGVEKTIAKLELWKEQLRGLFVLADAKNITELKQTSLIVTGELAAWGNLRGIDLIHLANRK from the coding sequence ATGCAAAAGAATGATGACTTATTAAGAGAACGGCGCAAAGATGAACATGTTGCTCTTGGAGTAAAACAAAATGAGCAACTTGGCAAGTCTAGCTTAGATGATATTCAGCTGATTGGCACATCTATCCCACGCTATAATGTGCGCGAAATTGATTTGACAACGACGATTTGCAAGACGAATGTGGCATTTCCTTTTTATATTAATGCGATGACTGGTGGAAGTCGCCATACAAAAAGAATTAACGCGGAACTTGCTGAAATTGCGAAAGAAGTGGGGATTCCGATGGCGGTTGGTTCGCAGTCGGCAGCTTTAAAGAATAGTGCACTTATTGATACATATCAAGTTGTTCGAGATGTCAATCCACATGGAGTAATCCTAGCGAATGTAAGCCCAGAAGTGAAAATAGAGGATGGATTACGAGCAGTAGAAATGTTAGAGGCTAATGCACTTCAAATTCACATTAATCCAGCACAAGAGTTAGTTATGCAAGAAGGTGACCGGTCTTTCAGTCACTGGCAAGAGAGAATAGAGGAGTATGTGAAAATTTCGCCGGTTCCTATTATTGTAAAAGAAGTTGGCTTTGGCTTAACGCGCGAGACAGTGACCTCTTTAACAAACATCGGTGTCCAAACAGTTGATTTAGCTGGAAAAGGCGGGACTAATTTTGCTCAAATTGAAAATGATCGTCGCCGCGACCATGCATATGATTTTTTACTTGATTGGGGAGTTACGACTGGACAAGCGTTACTAGATATGCAACATGCGGATGCACCAGAAGTGGCTTTTCTTTCATCGGGAGGAATTCGTTCACCACTTGATATTGTAAAATCATTAGCGCTTGGAGCAAATAGTGTTGGTATGGCGGGGCAAGTTATTTATGCATTGAAAAAAGATGGCGTCGAAAAGACCATCGCTAAACTAGAACTTTGGAAAGAGCAATTACGTGGGTTATTTGTATTGGCTGATGCTAAAAATATTACTGAATTAAAACAAACTTCTTTGATTGTGACAGGAGAGCTTGCTGCATGGGGAAATTTACGAGGAATTGACTTAATACATCTAGCTAATCGAAAATAA
- a CDS encoding HAMP domain-containing histidine kinase: MTTSPFSLKSRSLKFKWTFGASAAIFLTFFLFSYAIYQGIGQMLLNEEEPEVKELLLATTSTLTNQDLTDNEEIKYLFNNDKTVNRKLQDQVINLYDKDGHFINKYYFSRNQDITSIDFSQYFVSGTDKFIMNKPTIDGQKMMTAQMPIVGDDNTTVIGYAQVVNPLTSYNRMMDRLLVTMILLGAVALFISGMLGYLLAQNFLNPLTKLARSMNDIRKNGFQKRIETKTNSRDEIGELTVVFNDMMTRIETSFEQQKQFVEDASHELRTPVQIMEGHLKLLTRWGKDDPEVLDESLNASLTELERMKKLVQEMLDLSRAEQISQTKELQITDVNAVVEQVRRNFEVMYENFTFELKEDDTDLRALIQHNHLEQILIIIMDNAVKYSGDGTEVDMHVYKEQNQIHIDVHDYGEGISQEEIDKIFHRFYRVDKARSREKGGNGLGLAIAKQLVEGYLGTITAVSEPDKGTTIKITLPYIEPKSN; this comes from the coding sequence ATGACAACGAGCCCATTCTCCTTAAAAAGTCGCTCTTTGAAATTTAAATGGACTTTTGGAGCTAGTGCTGCCATTTTTCTAACTTTTTTCTTATTTTCCTATGCGATTTACCAAGGAATTGGGCAAATGCTGCTAAATGAAGAGGAACCAGAAGTAAAAGAGCTGCTTCTAGCGACCACAAGTACATTAACAAATCAAGACTTAACCGACAATGAAGAAATCAAATATCTCTTTAATAATGATAAAACAGTCAATCGAAAACTCCAAGACCAAGTAATTAATCTATATGATAAAGATGGCCATTTTATTAATAAATATTATTTTTCAAGAAATCAGGATATTACAAGTATCGATTTTTCACAGTATTTTGTTAGTGGAACTGACAAATTCATTATGAACAAACCAACGATAGACGGGCAGAAAATGATGACTGCCCAAATGCCAATTGTCGGTGATGACAATACAACAGTGATTGGTTACGCTCAGGTTGTTAATCCACTTACTTCTTATAATCGAATGATGGACCGTTTGCTTGTGACGATGATCCTTCTCGGGGCGGTTGCGCTCTTTATTAGTGGGATGCTAGGTTATCTACTTGCGCAAAATTTTTTAAATCCACTGACAAAATTAGCCAGGTCGATGAATGATATACGAAAAAATGGTTTCCAAAAACGAATTGAGACAAAAACGAATTCTCGTGATGAAATCGGTGAACTGACGGTTGTCTTTAATGATATGATGACAAGGATTGAAACGAGTTTTGAACAACAAAAACAATTTGTGGAAGATGCTTCTCATGAGTTACGGACTCCAGTTCAAATTATGGAAGGGCATTTGAAACTTCTCACTCGTTGGGGGAAAGATGACCCAGAAGTACTAGATGAATCATTAAATGCTTCATTAACTGAATTAGAACGCATGAAAAAACTAGTACAAGAGATGCTTGACTTATCAAGAGCTGAGCAAATTTCACAAACTAAAGAACTGCAAATAACAGATGTTAATGCGGTAGTAGAGCAAGTTAGACGTAATTTTGAAGTGATGTATGAAAACTTTACTTTTGAATTAAAAGAGGATGACACTGATTTACGTGCGCTTATCCAACATAATCATTTAGAACAAATTTTAATAATTATTATGGATAATGCAGTAAAATACTCTGGTGATGGTACAGAAGTAGATATGCATGTGTATAAGGAACAAAACCAAATCCATATTGATGTTCATGATTACGGTGAAGGTATCTCTCAGGAAGAAATTGATAAAATCTTTCATCGTTTCTACCGGGTTGATAAGGCCAGAAGCCGTGAGAAGGGTGGTAATGGATTAGGACTAGCGATTGCTAAACAATTGGTTGAAGGATATCTTGGAACGATTACAGCTGTTAGTGAGCCCGATAAAGGCACTACCATAAAAATCACTTTACCATATATTGAACCAAAATCGAACTAA
- a CDS encoding rhodanese-related sulfurtransferase, with protein MSDYQVLLYYKYTTIDDPETFAKEHLAACKEMELKGRILVATEGINGTVSGTVEATNNYMTYMANDERFRDMVFKIDAAEAHAFKKMHVRHRAEIVSLSLENDVNPLEVTGDYLDPAEFREALLDEDTVILDARNDYEFDIGHFRGAIRPDIQNFRELPGWVEANRDQLADKKIVTYCTGGIRCEKFSGWLKTAGFEDVSQLHGGIATYGKNEETQGEFWDGQMYVFDERIAVPINQVNPTIVGKDYFDGTPCERYINCANPYCNKQILASVENEEKYMRSCSHACRVHPANLYTKNLSKESFNERLEALNETVQ; from the coding sequence ATGAGTGACTATCAAGTGTTGTTATATTACAAATACACAACGATTGATGATCCAGAAACTTTTGCAAAGGAGCATTTAGCTGCTTGCAAAGAAATGGAATTGAAAGGCCGAATACTTGTGGCTACTGAGGGAATTAATGGTACCGTTTCGGGAACTGTGGAAGCAACAAATAATTATATGACTTATATGGCAAATGATGAACGCTTTCGTGATATGGTTTTTAAAATTGATGCGGCAGAAGCTCATGCCTTTAAAAAAATGCATGTTCGACATCGTGCGGAAATTGTTAGCTTAAGTTTAGAGAATGATGTGAATCCGCTTGAAGTAACCGGAGATTATTTAGACCCAGCTGAATTTCGCGAAGCTTTGTTAGATGAAGATACGGTCATTTTAGATGCAAGAAATGATTATGAATTTGATATAGGTCATTTCCGTGGAGCCATTCGTCCAGATATCCAAAATTTCCGTGAATTACCAGGTTGGGTTGAAGCAAATCGTGATCAATTAGCAGATAAAAAAATCGTTACTTATTGTACTGGTGGTATTCGTTGCGAGAAATTTTCTGGTTGGTTAAAAACTGCTGGTTTTGAAGATGTAAGTCAACTTCATGGCGGCATTGCTACTTACGGAAAAAATGAAGAAACGCAAGGCGAATTTTGGGATGGACAAATGTATGTATTTGATGAGCGAATTGCGGTTCCAATAAATCAAGTAAACCCGACAATTGTTGGTAAAGATTACTTTGATGGAACTCCTTGTGAACGCTACATCAATTGTGCTAATCCGTATTGTAACAAACAAATTCTTGCCTCTGTCGAAAATGAAGAGAAATACATGCGTAGTTGTTCGCATGCATGCCGGGTTCATCCTGCAAACCTATATACAAAAAACTTATCGAAAGAGAGCTTCAATGAACGACTTGAGGCTTTAAACGAGACCGTTCAATAA
- a CDS encoding response regulator transcription factor — MNRILIVEDEKNLARFIELELQHENYETAVANDGRAGLELALNEEWDAILLDLMLPHLNGVEVCRRVRQVKQTPIIMITARDSVIDRVSGLDHGADDYIVKPFAIEELLARLRSLLRRVENAEQSAKQTTLQYRNLIVEKENRIVKRDEEIIDLTKREYELLLTLMENVNIVLTREVLLNKVWGYETEVETNVVDVYVRYLRNKIDHPDEESYIQTVRGTGYVMRT, encoded by the coding sequence ATGAATAGAATATTAATCGTAGAAGATGAAAAAAACTTAGCACGCTTTATTGAGCTAGAATTACAACACGAAAATTATGAAACTGCGGTCGCAAATGATGGGAGAGCTGGACTTGAACTCGCATTAAATGAAGAATGGGATGCCATTTTACTGGATCTAATGTTACCGCATCTAAATGGAGTGGAAGTATGCCGTCGTGTTCGTCAAGTAAAACAAACACCTATCATAATGATAACAGCTCGCGATTCTGTCATTGACCGTGTATCAGGATTAGATCATGGGGCAGATGACTATATCGTTAAACCATTTGCAATTGAAGAATTACTTGCACGTCTTCGTTCACTTTTACGCCGTGTAGAAAATGCGGAACAATCTGCTAAACAAACGACATTGCAATATCGCAATCTGATTGTCGAAAAAGAAAATCGAATTGTAAAACGTGATGAAGAAATTATTGATTTAACGAAACGAGAATACGAACTTTTACTTACTTTAATGGAAAATGTAAATATTGTTCTGACCCGAGAAGTTTTACTGAATAAAGTATGGGGATATGAAACGGAAGTAGAAACTAATGTAGTGGATGTATATGTTCGTTATTTGCGAAATAAAATTGATCATCCTGACGAAGAGAGCTACATTCAAACCGTTCGTGGGACAGGGTATGTGATGCGTACATGA
- a CDS encoding membrane protein insertase YidC — protein sequence MKKKNIILISVLLGALLLLTGCSLDPSQNTDGFFSTYLIQPFTSFIMFVASFVGDNYGVAIIITTLLIRALIMPLNLRTAKAQMGMQSKMAVAKPEIDEIQARLKRATSKEEQATIQKEMMAVYSKYNINPMQMGCLPLLIQMPILMAFYYAIRGSSEIASHTFLWFNLGSPDMVLAIIAGLVYLAQYFVSMIGYSPEQKKQMRIIGLMSPIMILFVSFTAPSALALYWAVGGLFLAGQTLLTKKLYMNKHPEVKMMEQEEKEFEEIVEEQKKEK from the coding sequence TTGAAAAAGAAAAATATTATTCTAATTAGCGTATTACTCGGTGCATTGCTATTACTTACTGGTTGTAGCTTGGACCCTTCACAAAATACAGATGGTTTTTTTAGCACTTATTTGATTCAACCATTTACGAGCTTTATTATGTTTGTTGCATCATTTGTTGGTGATAATTATGGTGTTGCGATTATTATTACAACTTTATTAATTCGGGCACTTATTATGCCGCTCAACTTGCGTACAGCAAAAGCACAAATGGGCATGCAATCAAAAATGGCCGTAGCTAAACCCGAAATTGACGAAATTCAAGCTCGTTTGAAACGCGCAACATCGAAAGAAGAACAAGCAACTATTCAAAAAGAAATGATGGCCGTTTATTCTAAGTATAATATTAATCCAATGCAAATGGGTTGCTTACCTTTACTTATTCAAATGCCTATCTTAATGGCTTTCTATTATGCGATTCGTGGTTCATCCGAAATCGCGAGCCATACTTTCTTATGGTTTAACTTAGGTTCACCAGATATGGTCCTAGCAATTATTGCTGGCCTGGTCTATTTAGCACAATATTTTGTTTCGATGATTGGCTATTCTCCAGAACAAAAGAAACAAATGAGAATAATCGGTCTTATGTCACCAATTATGATTTTATTTGTATCATTCACAGCTCCATCCGCACTTGCTTTATACTGGGCAGTCGGCGGTCTCTTCTTAGCAGGACAAACATTATTAACGAAAAAATTATATATGAATAAACACCCTGAAGTTAAAATGATGGAACAAGAAGAAAAAGAATTTGAAGAAATTGTAGAAGAACAAAAGAAAGAAAAATAA